A genomic window from Populus alba chromosome 19, ASM523922v2, whole genome shotgun sequence includes:
- the LOC118056743 gene encoding uncharacterized protein has protein sequence MCPLRFILVFFSAVLAGYFAWRTVRSSPEIDDMVSDDSTAEKTSLEDKQEFNLKRMIQNGFWVFVDMASGSYLWRNLKEMKKDATLKSS, from the exons ATGTGTCCTTTAAGgttcatcttggtgtttttcTCAGCAGTTTTGGCTGGATATTTTGCATGGAGGACAGTGCGATCGTCCCCGGAGATTGACGACATGGTTTCCGATGATTCAACGGCTGAAAAGACTTCATTGGAAGATAAACaagaattcaatttgaaaagg aTGATTCAAAATGGATTCTGGGTATTCGTCGACATGGCCAGTGGGAGCTACTTGTGGAGGAATTTGAAGGAGATGAAGAAAGATGCGACCTTGAAAAGCTCGTAA